In Streptomyces sp. NBC_00878, a single window of DNA contains:
- a CDS encoding MFS transporter, which yields MLAIVLAAQFMALLDAFIVNVAVPTIGTELHASGAELQLVVAGYAITYSVLLITGARLGDLLGHRRVYLAGLALFTAASLACGLAQGTGELIAFRLIQGAGSAVMIPQVLSLIQRNFTGEARGRALGLYAAVLATGAAAGQVLGGVLVSADLFGTGWRPVFLVNVPVGLVLLALGARVLPRDDARAPERSHRLDLPGLMLLGAAVSLLTVPLVLGQEEDWPLWSWLSLATAVVVFALFCAYESRLARRGGTPLIAPRVLRHPGIGLAVFRITAVMAVNGGFLFALTLHVQGGLGYSPLRAGLTFAPTAVVFGLVGLTWRGWPASWQRALIPAGFAVAAVSVAAVGLALRDGRGAGFWLYAAFAGVGTGLALGFGPTLTRALATVRPEDAADASGLLATVTQLGQLIGVAAFGTLFLNRLESLGASGAYTSSDALLVCMFALAATAATGAVSGLVRRRR from the coding sequence CTGCTGGCGATCGTCCTCGCCGCCCAGTTCATGGCGCTTCTCGACGCCTTCATCGTCAATGTCGCGGTCCCCACCATCGGCACCGAACTCCACGCCTCCGGCGCCGAATTACAGCTGGTGGTCGCCGGATACGCCATCACGTACTCCGTCCTGCTGATCACCGGCGCCCGCCTCGGCGACCTGCTCGGCCACCGCCGCGTCTACCTGGCCGGCCTCGCGCTGTTCACGGCGGCCTCGCTCGCCTGCGGACTCGCCCAGGGCACGGGCGAGTTGATCGCCTTCCGGTTGATCCAGGGAGCCGGCTCGGCGGTGATGATCCCGCAGGTCCTCAGCCTCATCCAGCGGAACTTCACCGGCGAGGCCCGGGGCAGGGCCCTCGGCCTGTACGCGGCGGTCCTCGCGACCGGCGCCGCGGCCGGACAGGTGCTGGGCGGGGTCCTGGTCAGCGCGGACCTGTTCGGCACGGGCTGGCGCCCGGTGTTCCTGGTGAACGTGCCGGTGGGCCTCGTACTGCTGGCGCTCGGCGCGCGCGTCCTGCCGCGCGACGACGCACGCGCCCCGGAGCGCTCGCACCGGCTCGACCTGCCGGGCCTGATGCTGCTGGGCGCCGCCGTGTCGTTGCTCACTGTGCCGCTGGTGCTCGGGCAGGAGGAGGACTGGCCCCTGTGGTCCTGGTTGTCGCTCGCGACCGCCGTGGTCGTCTTCGCCCTGTTCTGCGCGTACGAGTCCCGGCTCGCCCGGCGCGGCGGCACCCCGTTGATCGCGCCCAGGGTGCTGAGGCACCCCGGCATCGGCCTCGCGGTGTTCCGGATCACGGCTGTGATGGCTGTCAACGGAGGCTTCCTGTTCGCGCTCACGCTGCACGTGCAGGGCGGCCTCGGCTACAGCCCGCTGCGCGCGGGACTCACCTTCGCGCCGACCGCGGTGGTCTTCGGGCTGGTCGGGCTGACCTGGCGCGGGTGGCCCGCCTCCTGGCAACGCGCCCTGATCCCGGCCGGGTTCGCAGTCGCCGCGGTCTCCGTGGCGGCCGTGGGCCTGGCACTCCGGGACGGCCGCGGGGCCGGCTTCTGGCTGTACGCTGCGTTCGCCGGTGTTGGTACGGGGCTCGCGCTCGGTTTCGGCCCCACCCTCACGCGGGCACTCGCCACCGTGCGCCCCGAGGACGCGGCGGACGCCAGCGGACTGCTCGCCACGGTCACCCAGCTCGGTCAGCTGATCGGTGTCGCGGCGTTCGGCACACTCTTCTTGAATCGACTTGAGTCACTTGGGGCCTCCGGGGCGTATACCTCTTCGGACGCGCTTCTCGTCTGCATGTTCGCGCTGGCCGCGACCGCTGCGACGGGTGCTGTGTCCGGACTGGTACGAAGGCGTCGCTGA